From Pseudomonas alcaligenes, a single genomic window includes:
- a CDS encoding YfaP family protein, protein MRPPLLPLCLTLFASAALADPTASLDGPTAGWHYSGLLDRTENARVAYPTPPIDRGAQRNRSLIEGKLAGTQGLRQPYTLAVNGNPLPLYTDAEGRFVRPYNFGAGSNSVELRADGKPLRRVQFYEANHLKTPARVRIVLGWDDPQAELDLHVVTPDGQHAFWADPVMSNGGGLDVDSVDGPGPEMFTMTAPLHGTYLIYVNYWGNLNSQGYNFQAGSNLNEVITSQISLVFNENTVNEKRETFVVPLRTIGDLLLIKSFNY, encoded by the coding sequence ATGCGCCCCCCGCTGTTGCCGCTGTGCCTGACGCTGTTCGCGTCGGCGGCCCTGGCAGACCCCACTGCGAGCCTGGATGGCCCGACTGCTGGCTGGCATTACTCCGGCCTGCTCGACCGCACGGAGAACGCCCGCGTCGCCTACCCGACGCCGCCGATCGACCGCGGCGCGCAGCGCAATCGCAGCCTGATCGAAGGCAAGCTCGCCGGCACCCAGGGCCTGCGCCAGCCTTATACGCTGGCGGTCAATGGCAACCCGCTGCCCCTCTACACTGACGCCGAAGGACGCTTTGTCCGCCCTTACAATTTTGGCGCCGGCTCCAACAGCGTCGAGCTGCGCGCCGACGGCAAGCCGCTGCGCCGCGTGCAGTTCTATGAAGCCAACCATCTGAAGACCCCAGCGCGGGTACGCATCGTCCTCGGCTGGGACGACCCACAGGCCGAACTCGACCTGCACGTGGTCACCCCCGATGGCCAGCACGCCTTCTGGGCCGATCCGGTGATGAGCAATGGTGGCGGCCTGGATGTCGACAGCGTCGACGGCCCCGGCCCGGAAATGTTCACCATGACCGCGCCGCTGCACGGCACCTACCTGATTTACGTGAACTACTGGGGCAACCTGAACAGCCAGGGTTACAACTTCCAGGCTGGCAGTAACCTCAACGAGGTGATCACCTCGCAGATCAGCCTGGTGTTCAACGAGAACACCGTGAACGAGAAGCGCGAGACGTTCGTGGTGCCGCTGCGCACCATCGGCGATCTGCTGCTGATCAAGTCCTTCAACTATTGA
- a CDS encoding DUF1175 family protein has product MRARHYIAFACLLLCSPALLAQAAPALDAQQSQVFRAWFVRIAQEQLRQGPSPRWQQQDCAGLVRFAANEALKLHDAKWLRANGLSNRYLPPELELSAEQRQLAQQWQQGGGRVGPYVNAIKLIQYNSQFLGRDLNQARPGDLIFFDQGDDQHLMIWMGRNIAYHTGTTTKTDNGMRSVSLQQLMTWKDTRWIPDESNPNFIGVYRLHFLSR; this is encoded by the coding sequence GTGAGAGCACGGCATTACATAGCGTTTGCCTGCCTTCTGCTGTGCAGCCCGGCGCTGCTGGCCCAGGCCGCGCCGGCGCTGGACGCGCAGCAGTCGCAGGTGTTTCGCGCCTGGTTCGTGCGCATCGCCCAGGAGCAGCTGCGCCAGGGCCCCAGCCCGCGCTGGCAGCAGCAGGACTGTGCCGGCCTGGTGCGCTTCGCCGCCAACGAGGCGCTCAAGCTGCACGACGCCAAGTGGCTGCGCGCCAACGGCCTGTCCAACCGCTACCTGCCGCCGGAGCTGGAACTGAGCGCCGAGCAGCGTCAGCTCGCCCAGCAGTGGCAGCAGGGCGGCGGACGGGTCGGGCCGTACGTCAACGCGATCAAACTGATCCAGTACAACAGCCAGTTCCTCGGCCGCGACCTCAACCAGGCGCGCCCCGGCGACCTGATCTTCTTCGACCAGGGTGACGACCAGCACCTGATGATCTGGATGGGCCGCAACATCGCCTATCACACTGGCACCACCACCAAGACAGACAACGGCATGCGCTCGGTGAGCCTGCAACAACTCATGACATGGAAGGACACCCGATGGATACCCGACGAATCCAATCCCAACTTTATCGGCGTCTATCGACTGCATTTCCTTTCGCGATGA
- a CDS encoding DUF2138 domain-containing protein, whose product MSENTTPVASEGAPTGRRLRPLLIALAVAVPVAAAGIFGWLWHEQQGERQLGEQNLLGLDLARPDVLIESASLSRLPKDLLNVPLLRDTLTEDLVFYYEANADRLGLTGSLRRIIYEHDLQLRDNLLDELLDQPAEVALWRDAGGRLKHFLVVIERGGLAKALEPLAKVALDDTQLSQAGEFLVDGAPVPFYRLRYNNDRSLLFASHGDQLLLLSSTDMLFAPEPEPEPASAEAASADDQTEVAAVDPDAAVPADETAAAPVEPEEPRGPLLAKVSTDAVEALLAGQHPFPERFGLEARGALEQRISLSSDFLALGYQRFIPAFAGLRFEMDSQGWHSFLALNEVEDQGKFDFTPVWRAMPMGASACVALPVAAAVPERLLNKVGAEAKVAAELGGQLSGTAGLCWYAESRLHSPLLVGTLKGEAGAQTDAELGKLFASLIGAWEANVEGGAFPVEDSEQGATHKWQRQVGSNFGQYPGGEAENPDALASTGFFRVSLARHGSTLLFSLDDRLVSKALDTLDKRFPPLAEVLPKDALVPAYLAPQTLASLFERETLESLPEDMEPVFRNAAQSNLLPKLRALSTHGKYALTLPADSEASSAWQWLPLQWRAL is encoded by the coding sequence ATGAGCGAGAACACCACACCCGTTGCCAGCGAAGGCGCGCCAACCGGCCGCCGGCTGCGCCCGCTGCTGATCGCCCTGGCGGTGGCCGTACCGGTGGCCGCCGCCGGCATCTTCGGCTGGCTGTGGCATGAGCAGCAGGGCGAACGCCAGCTGGGCGAGCAGAACCTGCTGGGCCTGGATCTGGCGCGCCCCGACGTGCTGATCGAAAGCGCCTCGCTCAGTCGCCTGCCCAAGGATCTGCTCAACGTGCCGCTGCTGCGTGACACCCTGACCGAAGACCTGGTGTTCTATTACGAGGCCAACGCCGACCGCCTCGGCCTGACCGGCAGCCTGCGGCGGATCATCTACGAGCACGACCTGCAGCTGCGCGACAACCTGCTCGACGAGCTGCTCGACCAGCCGGCCGAGGTCGCCCTGTGGCGCGATGCCGGCGGCCGCCTCAAGCACTTCCTGGTGGTGATCGAGCGCGGCGGCCTGGCCAAGGCCCTGGAGCCGCTGGCCAAGGTGGCGCTGGACGACACCCAGTTGAGCCAGGCCGGCGAGTTCCTCGTCGATGGCGCCCCGGTGCCGTTCTACCGCCTGCGCTACAACAACGACCGCTCCCTGCTGTTCGCCTCCCATGGCGACCAGCTGTTGCTGCTGTCCAGCACCGACATGCTTTTCGCCCCCGAGCCGGAGCCTGAACCGGCTTCTGCCGAGGCGGCCAGCGCGGATGACCAGACCGAGGTGGCTGCTGTCGATCCCGACGCGGCGGTGCCGGCTGACGAGACCGCCGCCGCGCCGGTCGAGCCCGAAGAGCCGCGCGGCCCGCTGCTGGCCAAGGTGTCGACCGATGCGGTCGAGGCGCTGCTGGCCGGCCAGCATCCGTTCCCCGAGCGTTTCGGTCTGGAGGCACGTGGCGCGCTGGAGCAGCGCATCAGCCTCAGTTCGGATTTCCTCGCCCTCGGCTACCAGCGCTTTATCCCGGCCTTCGCCGGTCTGCGTTTCGAGATGGACAGCCAGGGCTGGCACAGCTTCCTGGCCCTCAACGAAGTGGAAGACCAGGGCAAGTTCGACTTCACCCCGGTGTGGCGCGCCATGCCCATGGGCGCTAGTGCCTGCGTCGCCCTGCCAGTGGCGGCGGCCGTGCCCGAGCGCTTGCTGAACAAGGTTGGTGCCGAGGCCAAGGTGGCTGCCGAGCTGGGCGGCCAGCTCAGCGGCACCGCCGGCCTGTGCTGGTACGCCGAGTCGCGCCTGCACTCGCCACTGCTGGTCGGCACGCTCAAGGGCGAGGCCGGTGCGCAGACCGATGCCGAGCTGGGCAAGCTGTTCGCCAGCCTGATCGGCGCCTGGGAAGCCAATGTCGAGGGCGGCGCCTTCCCGGTCGAAGACAGCGAGCAAGGCGCCACGCACAAGTGGCAGCGCCAGGTCGGCTCCAACTTCGGCCAGTATCCGGGCGGCGAAGCCGAGAATCCGGATGCCCTGGCCTCCACCGGTTTTTTCCGCGTCAGCCTGGCGCGGCACGGCTCGACCCTGCTGTTCTCGCTGGACGACCGCCTGGTGAGCAAGGCCCTGGATACCCTGGACAAGCGCTTCCCGCCGCTGGCCGAAGTGCTGCCCAAGGATGCCCTGGTGCCGGCCTACCTGGCGCCGCAGACCCTGGCTTCGCTGTTCGAGCGCGAGACCCTGGAGAGCCTGCCGGAAGACATGGAACCGGTGTTCCGCAACGCCGCGCAGAGCAATCTGCTGCCCAAGCTGCGCGCCCTGTCCACCCACGGCAAATACGCCCTGACCCTGCCGGCCGATAGCGAAGCCAGCAGCGCCTGGCAGTGGCTGCCGCTGCAGTGGCGCGCGCTGTGA